From Ficedula albicollis isolate OC2 chromosome 20, FicAlb1.5, whole genome shotgun sequence, one genomic window encodes:
- the GDF5 gene encoding growth/differentiation factor 5 isoform X2: MDTVLGPQRPGLKAVLFRLELCWPRTVTQRRFPQEQQPRRARTLSDAERKGVNGSVKLEAGLANTITSFIDKGQDERTPAIRKQKYIFDISALEKDGLLGAELRILRKKPSDTWKSHSSGKTSQVKLFSCSTNRQSSTLLDSRTVSITDTPKWEVFDIWKLFRSFKNLVNLCFELETFDRGRAVDLRSVGFNRTGRQVNEKALFLVFGRTKKRDLFFNEIKARSGQDDKTVYEYLFSQRRKRRAPLATRQGKRPTKNLKARCSRKALHVNFKDMGWDDWIIAPLEYEAYHCEGLCEFPLRSHLEPTNHAVIQTLMNSMDPESTPPTCCVPTRLSPISILFIDSANNVVYKQYEDMVVESCGCR; encoded by the exons ATGGATACAGTGCTGGGACCTCAAAGGCCAGGACTAAAAGCAGTACTGttcaggctggagctctgctggccaAGAACGGTGACTCAAAGAAGGTTCCCTCAAGAGCAGCAGCCACGGAGGGCAAG GACCCTCTCAGATGCAGAAAGAAAGGGTGTTAATGGAAGTGTAAAACTGGAGGCTGGACTTGCCAATACTATAACCAGCTTTATAGACAAAGGACAAG ATGAGCGAACACCAGctataagaaaacaaaaatatatttttgacaTCAGTGCATTAGAAAAAGATGgtttgctgggagcagagcttcgaatattgagaaaaaaaccttctgaTACATGGAAGTCTCATTCTTCTGGAAAAACTTCCCAAGTAAAATTGTTTAGTTGCTCCACAAACAGACAAAGCTCAACACTCTTGGACTCTCGTACTGTCAGTATCACCGATACACCCAAGTGGGAAGTGTTTGACATCTGGAAACTTTTCAGAAGCTTTAAAAACTTGGTTAACTTGTGTTTTGAACTGGAAACTTTTGACAGGGGGAGAGCAGTTGATCTCAGGAGTGTGGGATTTAATAGAACAGGAAGACAGGTCAATGAAAAGGCTCTCTTCTTGGTGTTtggaaggacaaaaaaaagagacttaTTCTTCAATGAAATCAAAGCTAGATCCGGACAAGATGACAAAACCGTTTATGAGTACTTATTCAGCCAGAGGCGGAAGAGAAGAGCTCCTCTAGCAACACGGCAAGGGAAGAGGCCCACCAAGAATCTGAAGGCAAGGTGCAGCAGAAAAGCCCTCCATGTGAATTTTAaggatatgggatgggatgacTGGATAATAGCCCCTCTGGAGTACGAGGCGTATCACTGCGAAGGGCTCTGTGAATTCCCCCTCCGGTCCCACCTGGAGCCCACCAACCATGCAGTTATCCAGACACTGATGAACTCCATGGACCCCGAATCCACCCCCCCGACCTGCTGTGTGCCCACCCGGCTGAGTCCCATCAGCATCCTTTTCATTGACTCTGCCAACAATGTGGTCTACAAGCAGTACGAGGACATGGTGGTGGAGTCGTGTGGTTGTAGGTAG
- the GDF5 gene encoding growth/differentiation factor 5 isoform X1, with protein sequence MKILHFLTLLLWHLTWLSLDLVPGALSNSEAGQGNPGSKLSFLKAEGKETNLSARAGTLRTASHGYSAGTSKARTKSSTVQAGALLAKNGDSKKVPSRAAATEGKVGHLPSRPSSVRTVTPKVQNLSSKVALKKTGTSSTDSDSFKTKKTKEPVSQREAKEPFRHPPITPHEYMLSLYRTLSDAERKGVNGSVKLEAGLANTITSFIDKGQDERTPAIRKQKYIFDISALEKDGLLGAELRILRKKPSDTWKSHSSGKTSQVKLFSCSTNRQSSTLLDSRTVSITDTPKWEVFDIWKLFRSFKNLVNLCFELETFDRGRAVDLRSVGFNRTGRQVNEKALFLVFGRTKKRDLFFNEIKARSGQDDKTVYEYLFSQRRKRRAPLATRQGKRPTKNLKARCSRKALHVNFKDMGWDDWIIAPLEYEAYHCEGLCEFPLRSHLEPTNHAVIQTLMNSMDPESTPPTCCVPTRLSPISILFIDSANNVVYKQYEDMVVESCGCR encoded by the exons ATGAAAATCCTGCATTTTCTCACTTTACTGCTTTGGCATTTGACTTGGCTGTCTCTGGATCTAGTTCCTGGAGCGCTGAGTAATTCTGAAGCAGGACAGGGTAATCCAGGATCTAAACTAAgttttttgaaagcagaaggaaaggagacGAATCTCTCAGCACGGGCAGGTACACTGAGGACTGCAAGTCATGGATACAGTGCTGGGACCTCAAAGGCCAGGACTAAAAGCAGTACTGttcaggctggagctctgctggccaAGAACGGTGACTCAAAGAAGGTTCCCTCAAGAGCAGCAGCCACGGAGGGCAAGGTAGGACATCTCCCCAGCAGACCTTCTTCAGTGAGGACAGTGACTCCAAAGGTTCAAAATCTTAGCAGCAAGGTGGCTTTGAAAAAAACTGGCACAAGCAGTACTGACAGTGAttctttcaaaaccaaaaagactAAAGAGCCTGTAAGCCAGAGGGAAGCTAAGGAACCTTTCAGACATCCCCCGATAACGCCACATGAATACATGCTCTCTTTGTACAGGACCCTCTCAGATGCAGAAAGAAAGGGTGTTAATGGAAGTGTAAAACTGGAGGCTGGACTTGCCAATACTATAACCAGCTTTATAGACAAAGGACAAG ATGAGCGAACACCAGctataagaaaacaaaaatatatttttgacaTCAGTGCATTAGAAAAAGATGgtttgctgggagcagagcttcgaatattgagaaaaaaaccttctgaTACATGGAAGTCTCATTCTTCTGGAAAAACTTCCCAAGTAAAATTGTTTAGTTGCTCCACAAACAGACAAAGCTCAACACTCTTGGACTCTCGTACTGTCAGTATCACCGATACACCCAAGTGGGAAGTGTTTGACATCTGGAAACTTTTCAGAAGCTTTAAAAACTTGGTTAACTTGTGTTTTGAACTGGAAACTTTTGACAGGGGGAGAGCAGTTGATCTCAGGAGTGTGGGATTTAATAGAACAGGAAGACAGGTCAATGAAAAGGCTCTCTTCTTGGTGTTtggaaggacaaaaaaaagagacttaTTCTTCAATGAAATCAAAGCTAGATCCGGACAAGATGACAAAACCGTTTATGAGTACTTATTCAGCCAGAGGCGGAAGAGAAGAGCTCCTCTAGCAACACGGCAAGGGAAGAGGCCCACCAAGAATCTGAAGGCAAGGTGCAGCAGAAAAGCCCTCCATGTGAATTTTAaggatatgggatgggatgacTGGATAATAGCCCCTCTGGAGTACGAGGCGTATCACTGCGAAGGGCTCTGTGAATTCCCCCTCCGGTCCCACCTGGAGCCCACCAACCATGCAGTTATCCAGACACTGATGAACTCCATGGACCCCGAATCCACCCCCCCGACCTGCTGTGTGCCCACCCGGCTGAGTCCCATCAGCATCCTTTTCATTGACTCTGCCAACAATGTGGTCTACAAGCAGTACGAGGACATGGTGGTGGAGTCGTGTGGTTGTAGGTAG